The Macaca mulatta isolate MMU2019108-1 chromosome 18, T2T-MMU8v2.0, whole genome shotgun sequence genomic interval GAGACACTTCTTCTCCACCTAACAAAGGCACTTGACATGCACTGAAATGGACAGTTAATTCAGGTACTGCCCTGGGCAACTGTTACCTTCCTAAAATTAGATGAAGTGGTGATTAAGTTCAAATTAGTTCTCCCAAATAAGGAACACACATGAATAGATCATAAGTTCTCTATTTTTGGCAGACGATATAACCAAAGAAGAAAAGCTAATGTTGGTATCCATGCTGAATTGGCTGACTTGAGCAGTCAAGGATACCCTCTCTGCACAATATACTCCTTGATGACTATggaatgtatatataattataggCAAATTAACCTTTCCTATAGTTTCAGGTATTAATGTTCATTCTTCTTCTtgtcttttcttacttttttgttCTTTCCCAAAGACTTAGATGACTCCTCCTGAAAAAGACACAAATCAGTGCAGCATCTCTCCATTTACATAAAGACTAAAACTTAAATCTAAtcacttagaaaatatttatacatatatattctacatatattcatacatatatgtatgtgtatatatatgttatagtGAGGGTATAATCACTTTCATATGTGTCATTTCTGTGTTTTACAGGGTACTTTCACTTATAGGCTAATTTTAAACAATCAAGAATAATCAGGGGAACCTTATTTATCTAGTAGATTTATGTTTgaataatttcaatattatttcatCTATTGTCCCACTTTCCCAAGCAAGGcagtaaaatttaaataaggCAGATATGAACATAcctaaaatatgaaacaaaataaactcaaagtaTAAAGGAAgagggtcaggcacggtggctcatgcctgtaatcccagcactttggaaggctgagatgggaggatcacgaggtcaggagatcgagaccatcctggctaacatggtgaaactccatctctactgcaaacacaaaaaaattagccaggcgtggtggcgggagcctgtagtcccagctactcgggaggctgaggcaggagaatggcgtcaacccaggaggcggagcttgcagtgagccgagatcatgccactatactccagcctgggcgacacagtgagactccatctccaaaaaaaaaaaaaaaaaaaggaaaaaggaagaaagcatcTAAAGGTATGCCGGTGGAGGGGGAGATGTTTTACACTAAAGGAGAATTTCAGAATTTTATAGATGTTTAAAGAACATCTAGTCTGATATGATATCAGCTACAACCACTCTGGGGCTCAATTTTAGGGGTGGAACCTAGTTGGTCTTAAAaggtttttctaattataaaattttatgaacCTATGAAATCAAGGTGCGAAGGGATGAAGTGATCTGTCCAAAGTCACATGACTGGCCAGACACACTGTTTAGAGTCTAGGTCTCCAAGTTCTTAGTCCAAAGGTTTTATCAATTCACCACCCACATTCTGATTcactcttttctgtctttttaaaaaattcccaggCAGTGATAAGAAATTATCTAGATATAGTATGAGGAGCCACTTACAGGTGAATTTGTGTAGTTCTTTTCCACTAGTATGTTTCTGGCACAGTTGTTGATATGTTTAAAGCGATCTGGTCCTAGCAGAATCCCTCCATACCAGCGTGATACTACCACCATGACATTCTTCACATtcaaaatctgttattttttggaaGCATAATTAGATACACAGAGAGACATGTACaaatatgagtttttaaaaaggagaaagaaataaccCATATATAAAATTGCACATAAAATTTCCCAGTGACTTTAATGGTAGAGTCAGATAAGTAGGCACTGAGTGAGATTACTAACAATTCAGGCAgtgaaatgaaagaacagaagGGAATCTGGAAAACCACCACTTGTGTGTTTCACAAACGTCCTCAAATTCCCAAATTTGGGGCAACTGGACAGAGTGAAGGGGAGACCATGCAGGTATGATTCTAGTTCCTGGTGACTTCAACCAGAACAGCTAAATTTAGGCAGCATTTTACCACTAGgccaaataacaacaacaacaaacacccTGCTTCTGAACAAAGCTACAGGGGCTGCACGAGGCATCAATCCCTGGTGCTACTAGTAAGGTTTTCATCATTGAGATCTAGatcagtttcactctgtcaccaggctagagtgcagtggggcaatcttggctcactgcaatctctgcctcctgggctcaagtgatcctcccacctcagcctcccaagtagctgggacctacaggtgcatgcaccaccatgccggctaatttttgtgtttttttggtagagacagggtttcaccatgttgcccaggctggtttcgaactcctgggctcaagtgatctccccgcctcggcttcccaaagtgctaggattacaggcgtaagccaccatgcctggctgtctTCATCAGTTTGACATCTGTCAAATGCTGCCCTTAATGTGAAGCCGGCCAATTTACAGGCCTGCCTCACAAACACAGTTCCTATTCAAGGGAAAGGCCTTGTTAGAAAATAAACCTTCACATACAAGAGCAGAAAAAACCAAGTAACTACCTTAGGAAAAAAACAATCCaatcttaaaattaataaacaataaaTGATCACCAGACAGATGAAGAAAATCCAGCAGCATGAAAGAGAAAGGACAAGATAAACAAACTAAAATGGACCAGGAAAAATTTTTTTAGGAGTGAGaacatcttaaaaaagaaactcTAATTAATATAATAGGAGAAATTTTAGAAGATATTGGAGCCATAAAACAGAACAGGAtattcttaaaaaggaaaaacaaaaagcaagaaagaactcttaaaaattaaatatatggttgctaaaaaaaatttttaattcaacaGAAATTTTGGACAACAGTCAAGAAAATGTCTCAGAATATAAAGACAATGAGATGGacaacttaattaaaaaaaaaaaaattcttgatctATCCAGAGGTTCCAATATCCAACTAACAGGAGTTCcataaagaaagaatagaaaaaataaagagaaggaaattgtcaaaaaaacaaagagttttCCCAAAGTTGAAGACAATCTTCtattgtctatgtcttgaaaGCATAGCACTTCTTATTAATTATTTGCTTTCTGTCCCACATCCACTGGTTAAAATTTTCATTCGATCAATATTTTAACATCAACTACTAATTAAATCAAATATATCTTATATTACATAGTTCAACGGACTTAGCTATTACTACATGGAGCTCTGTTTCATTGAGAAATTTTATGGCTTGTACAGAACAGGACTGACAGTTTAACTTACACCTACCTCCATGAGATGAAGAAGACGCCCACCAGCCGCTGTTTCCCCGTCATCCTCACAGTCCTGTAAGAAGGTCTGTTTATCCTCACAGTATATTCTGCAAATACACGTAACAGCATTACACTTTGAACCTAAAATATTATCATAAAAGTTATTCCTCAATATTTGTGATCATGTTGATTACTTCCAAAATTggcatattcatttttttaaatccttcttgaaatatgtattatattagatatattttcACTGATGGCTTACTATCCAGTATGTTTGCCTTTTTATATACTTGGGAAAGCCAGGAATCAAAGGCATCTCCTTTATATCAGAAATGTTGCTATTATGTGAATTTATACATGTGACATTCCCCTTACTTCATTTAACCTTGAAGCTACCGAGAGCAAtcattgaaaaacatttattgagaatatACTGTATAGAAGCAACAGGTACTATGACATATTATAAAAGACGTAAGTGGCATGCATCTTTCTTCAAAGAGCCTTAAGATGTAGTGAaacaaaaagcatataaaaaaagaTGAAGGCAACAAAACCAACATAAggtaatattttatactttcctCTCATCTTACTGCAGCCATCAagtatttctctattttcttctaagaatgcAAAGATTTAAATTTTCCTCTGGATGGTTACTAATATTAGAGACAAATCATGgtatttttatccatttaaaCTATCTAGAAagttatatttgaaataataatgtaGGCCTACAATACAGTAAAATAAGCTTGGCAAATAAGTgccagagatttaaaaaaaaaaaaaaaaaaaaaatagtgtcagTTACAGCATGCCATCTGGTGGATTTCTTAGGGCCCTACAATGGTATCATGTGGAACTGGGCAAATGTTGTAAAGACATCTTCCCAGCTCTGGCCATAAAAAGCTATAAACTTTTAATGTAAATACTAAAAGCTATAAAAGCCCATCTACACACCTAAGTCAATTATGTTACCTTACAGCcatcacattcattcattcactcatccttcTTTCCCTCCATCCATCCGATGACTCAATATTTACTGACCACCTACTATGaacattaaagttaaaatactatgagtgccttttttcttttttcacatagcTTAGATACAAGATTGTTGAAGCTGTAGCCACAGCCATGGAGGAGTCAAATAAAGAAACCAAATGAAATTGGATTATCAAATTTAGCTTTATCACTTAACTATGAGATCTTGAAAAGCTAACCTTTCTACAGTGGTAGAATTGCTAACTCATCAGAGTTAATTTACATAAAGTTTTGGCACAGAGTGGGCACTCAAAAAACatgtagaataaatgaatattacAATTTTTACAGCCCATTCTAATGACTGAGAGTAGTCTAATTCCTCATTTTCCTATTGAAGGTCATAACTgattaagaaaacattaaaattctgTCCAGTGATACTCTATTAAGAGGGGAATTACATAACAAATAATTGTTTGTAAGTAAGTTTTGGCACTTAAAGAGATGTGAAATTAGTAATATTAAGAACTCACCTACTCAAAATGATGAGTTTTTGAGTTTCAATTTCAGATAGCCTAGATTCTACAAATAGTCtcaatcacattttaaatttataccaAGTCCCTATGTCCTGATTTATTTTAGGCCTAAACTATGTTCTTTTAAAGTCTTACAAATTTTTCAAATGCCCTTCATCTCTTCACTTACAAGTCAGCAAAGATGCATATAAAAACCTGAATTCTCAAAGCCGAAACTCATGTCGTAAAAGAAATACTCTTACTTCACTGCTTATGGGAGCATAAATTGGTTTTAAAAACCtttgggctcacacctgtaaatcctaacactttgggaggccgaggtgggcagaacacttgaattcaggagtttgaggccagcctgggcaacatggcggaactctgtctctacaaaaaatataaaaattatgccgggcatggtggctcgcgcctatagtcccagctaactttggaggctgaggtgggaggattgcttgagccaagatcgcacctctgtgctccagcctgtgctgcagagggagaccctatctcaaaaaccaaaccaaaacacaaCGAAACCTTTGCAAGAAATTTGGCTATATATTAAGAGTTTCAAAATTGCTCACACTTTTTGAAAATTCTACTTCtaagatttctttcttccttttattatattcccatttcatttcaaaaaagaatcTCAAGCAACCAGAACCTATCCTGAGAAAATAACCTAAAAAGTATACAGAGATGTTCCCTGGACCACTCTTTATAATcgtgaaaaatatgaaaaactaaaaggaaatgaatggttaaataaactgtAGTATGGCACCTCAAATATTAAACAGCCACTAAACAGTATTTATCAAGCAGTTATAACAACACGAAAAAGTGCTTCtgtttaattaagaaaaaaacaggataCAAGGGTAAAGCattgggaaaaaataaactttgcatagaaaaaacaaaacaaaaaccaaaatattgtCAGTTACATTTGATGGCAGAAAATGCCAGATTTTTCCCTTcggttcttttcttttctgcagtTTCCAAGTATTCTACATGTCTATTACTATTATGatggaaaaaatacataatagttattattttctaaaatcatgCATCATTTCCCTCTATTTTTTACAAATTGCATATACTAAAACTTGTGATGATTACTCACCTGTAGGCATAGATGTTGTGGGTGGCACTAGCTATTTTCTTATTCTCATACAATTTGGAAAGAACCATTTTCACCTTAAAAACAGCAATAACATAAATAAGTATGCTTTTCATATTTGCTCTGTAAATAAATGCTAGAAAAATACCTTAAAGTATGCTGTATTTAAAAAGCCACTCAAAGAGTCTACTATACTCTGAAAAAGTCATTTCCAAAGTTTCCTTCTCATTTTAGGGGCAGAAACTGGTACTCATAATTGATATAAAAATGACAGACCTGGTATTTTTGAGCACTAATTATCAACAAACATTTCGGTACTACTATGTCAAAGGGATAATTTGTTCCCCATGTAgggaattttaaatgtattatgtaAAACTTCTAAAAACTAGCTCTGAAATCTACCAAATGTATACATCCAATGTAGCAGGTGTACAATAATGGTATGTTCCAAATGTTATAAAACCACAGCTTTCTCTGGGAGTCAAGTAAGGTTCATAGAGGAGGTCACATGAGCCAGGTCTTACAAGTGGCAGTTCTTCTGTATCAGAAGGAaagatgggaaaggaagaagacaTTCCACGCAGAGAACagggttatatgcaaatacagggACTGGGTGACCAAATTTAGCAACTAAAAATACAGGACAtccagttaaatctgaattttagaTAAACGACAAGTAATTTTTTTACTATAAGTACGTCCCATGCAATAAtgtttacctgaaattcaaatttaactaggtattctgtattttatctggcaaccctagcaggaacaaaaaagagaaaagttcagGAAGCTTTACACAGCTTAACTTAGAGAATGAATGAGATGACAGAAGATGAGTCATGAATGATAAGCTAGGGCCATATTACAAAGGATCTGTGTAATAAGTTTAGATGTTCCCTTGTAGACACTGGAAATCAGCACACATTACATGTGCAAACGTGGATAAGAGAAAGAACAGTGATACATGGTCAGATTTTTCAGGAATGTTGTAACGTCAAGAAGTATGAAAGAAACACTGGTGGCAGGGAAGACTAAGGTAGAGTTGGGGACACCAATTTGGATCACAAATTGTGCAATCTTctgtttatcattttataatcTTTCAGGTTCTCAAATTCTGATCAATAAAACAGACAATGACCTCTAAAATTGGTTTCAGCTCTCACAAATTATAATGCTGTAAATCTAAGTGACTATGATCAGAAACAGAAAGAGGATCCAGAATGAACAAATTCAGAATTAGAATGTCTCAGGAGGACCCTGGGAAGAAGATTTGACCAAGGGCCAGGGACAAAATAGGATTCCTGAGAGAAAAGACCAGAAGTCCGCACCAAAAGTTACGATCTTGACCACAGGTCAATGCAGAAAAGAACTTCCTCTTTCAGAGAGTGAAAGAGCCTGGTACGAAGAGCTATATCCCTGAAGGCCAGGGCTTTAAAGAGCTTCAAGAGTAGAGTAGCTGCAAAGACCAAAGGAAGAGACTCATGCCTAAAACTCGCGGTaaatgagactttttaaaaaatgtaactttaCAGGTAGTATTGAAATTGTCTCGTACATCAATAAGGTAAGCTGAGGTACATTATAGaagcaaggaagaagaaaaggattcTGCTGAAAGGagaataagaaagacaaagaccTAGGAATAGTTTATGGCTGAAACTGCTCCCATTTATATCCGTGGGTGGAAATAAGGTCACTTAAGATCAAGAAGCACAAAGGAAAGTAAGTCAGGTAGGGAGGACTGGGTTTAGCCAGTCTATCCACTGTCCCCGGGAATGGACTTAGTTTCACAGAACTCCCATTCGACAGGACAAATAATTCTTTTCGACAAGATATTAAGCATCACAATTTTCTATAACACAATGAGTGTTTCTTATTTAAAGATTCATTAGAGGGTTAACCCTAATCAGAGTTTAGATACAATTTTGAAAGCAGTGACAGGCCTGGctaggtggcttatgcctgtgatcccaatactttagattgggaggctgaggcaggagggctgaCTGAGTccagattgagaccagcctgggcaacaaggagagataccatctcaaaaaaaaaagaaagaaagcagagacaaacagaaacaaaacaaaccttccGTGATTCACAGTAATTTGGGagtagaaaaatgaacaaataatttttatcttatatgaaaataaaacataaaagtgaaaataaggGCATTATTGCAAAATCATTTACCTGATACTTTAGGAAGTTATCAAAATGAGCTAGACAAAGGAACGTTACCTGTTTGGGACAAACTACTGGAGCCAAGTGTGCCTGAAAAGTACTTCTTCGGTCTGTAATAGGAATGCCATGATCAATCGGAGGCAATTCTTCTACTTCTACTTCTAGAAATGTagaagaaactttattttttaaaaagccttacattcaaatactgaaaaaaatgaaatgggggtggagggagctgggaaagaaatgtaaattacatGGCAAATCAACTAAAATAACTATTAATCATTATCTAccaacattaaatgtaaattataattttaagtaaaaagttTCTAAGTATATTGTACAtaagattaaaatatttgatttataaatGATTTCCACCTGCCAAGGTTACCCAGGGAAAGCAGTGGGTTAGGACTAAAATCCTGTACTACTGCAGTCAGTAGTATAAGTTGGCACAATATctaatataatacataatttttaagagtgGAAAGGGGTCCTGAAAACAAAGATTTATAGCTGCTAATATAAAACTTATTTATCAGTTTCACTGTAGTTAGACCTCTGAATCGggaaaatatgaatttatattctttatattgtGTAGCTATAATATAATGCCTTCTGCTAATATAACTGTTTATACTTCATATGATGGAATTAAATACATCAATAATACATCTAATTGGTCAATTCCATAAAGAGTATCATGATTTCCAGTTATCACACCTCTTAACAAGTTTAAGAatcatggctgggcgtggtggctcacgcctgtaatcccaacactttgggaggccgaggggtggatcatctgagttcaggagttcgagaccagcctggccaacatggtgaaactcctgtctctactaaaatataaaaattagccggggtgacatgagcctgtaatcccagttactcgggaggctgaggcaggaaaattgcttgaacctgggaggcagaggttgcagtgagccaagttcgtgccactacactccagcctgggcagcagagaaggactcagtctccaaaaaaaaattaaccctcAATTCTGTTGAGAGACTTAATCATCCTGGCTACTACTACCTGCCTCACTTAGGATGAAAAGTTATTCAAGACAAGAAAGTAGGTTTATGTAAGATGTTTTACACCTTCCCTCTGACACTGTCCTTTTCCTGCATTGATTTTTACCACTGTACTACCATAGTAATAAGTCAAATACAGTATTAGGGTCAATATGAACTACTGACCAATTGATAGTATTTATTTATGAGTATGatttttaacctttttctttTCACGGTAGATCCTGTTTTCAAAAGAGATCATGTCAAATCCACacagaaataaatgattaaaatgggAGCTACTTAGGTTGAAGCATAAATGAGAGCCCTGAATGCTCCCCactctttcatttcctctttgttCCTTTCTACTAGTCCTGGACACCATTCAAAAGCCCTAAAACTCAGAACACCTTTTAAAAGCTACGTGTAATGACATAGGAAACCCCTCACCTT includes:
- the IMPACT gene encoding protein IMPACT isoform X1, which translates into the protein MAAIYGEEWCVIDDCAKIFCIRISDDIDDPKWTLCLQVMLPNEYPGTAPPIYQLNAPWLKGQERADLSNSLEEIYIQNIGESILYLWVEKIRDVLIQKSQMTEPGPDVKKKTEEEDVECEDDLILACQPESSVKALDFDISETRTEVEVEELPPIDHGIPITDRRSTFQAHLAPVVCPKQVKMVLSKLYENKKIASATHNIYAYRIYCEDKQTFLQDCEDDGETAAGGRLLHLMEILNVKNVMVVVSRWYGGILLGPDRFKHINNCARNILVEKNYTNSPEESSKSLGKNKKVRKDKKKNEH